The following DNA comes from Bradyrhizobium sp. SK17.
CTTCTTCCTGTCCTTCTTCTCGTTCGGCGGCGGAGCGCTCGTCTGATGGCGGGCATCGCGGATCAGGCCGGCGAGGTGCCGGGCTTCACGGTCGCGGTCCATCGGGCGCTGACCGAGCCGATTCTGCTCGGCGGCGCCCCGCGCGCCATCGCCATCATGAACGGGACGCTTGCGGGCGCAGTCGGCTTGGGCCTCCGCCTCTGGCTCGTCGGGATCGCAATCTGGGCGATCGGCCATGTCGCGGCCGTCTGGGCGGCGAAGCGCGATCCGCTCTTCGTCGACGTGGTGCGGCGCCATCTGCGCATTCCCGCGCACCTTTCGGTCTGAGGGAGGGCGTCGCCGTGATGAACCTCGCCGAATATCGCAACCGCAACAGCCGGCTCGCCGACTTCCTGCCCTGGGTCGCGCTGGTCGGCGCCGGCCTCGTCCTCAACAAGGACGGCAGCTTCCAGCGCACAGCGCGGTTTCGTGGCCCCGATCTGGACTCGGCCGTCCCGGCCGAGCTGGTCGCGGTCGCTGGCCGCCTCAACAATGCTTTCCGCCGTCTCGGCTCCGGCTGGGCGATCTTCGTCGAGGCGCAGCGCCATCCCTCGAACCGCTATCCCGACAGCAAATTCCCCGATGCGGCCTCCGCCCTGGTCGATGCCGAGCGCAAGGCCGATTTCGAGGAAGCCGGCGCACACTTCGAGTCCAGCTACTTCCTGACGTTCGCCTGGCTCCCGCCGGCCGAGGATGCCGCCCGCGCCGAAACCTGGCTCTACGAGGGCCGCGAGACGTCGGGCATCGACCCGCGCGAGACGCTGACCGGCTTTGCCGATCGCACCGACCGCATCCTGCGCCTGGTCGAAGCCTTCATGCCGGAATGCCGCTGGCTCGATGATGCCGAAACCCTGACCTATCTGCACGGATGCGTCTCGACCAAGCGCCATCGCGTCCGCGTTCCCGAGACACCGATCTACCTCGATGCGCTGCTCGCCGATCAGCCGCTCGCCGGTGGGCTCGAACCGCGGCTTGGCGATCAGCATGTTCGCATTCTGACGATCACCGGATTCCCCAACGCCACGACGCCCGGCCTGCTCGACGAGCTGAACCGGCTCGCCTTTCCCTATCGTTGGTCGACCCGCGCCATCCTGCTCGACAAGACCGACGCAACGAAGCTGCTGACCAAGATCCGCCGGCAATGGTTCGCCAAGCGCAAATCGATCGCCGCGATCCTCAAGGAAGTGATGACCAACGAGGCGTCCGTCCTCGTCGACACCGATGCGGCGAACAAGGCGGCCGATACCGACATGGCGCTGCAGGAACTCGGCGCCGACTATGCCGGCATGGCCTATGTCACCGCGACAGTGACGGTGTGGGACGCCGATCCGCGCGCCGCCGACGAGAAGCTGCGGCTGGTCGAGAAGGTCATCCAGGGCCGCGACTTCACCGCCATGGTGGAGACGGTGAACGCGGTCGATGCCTGGCTCGGATCGCTGCCGGGCCACGTCTACGCCAATGTTCGGCAGCCGCCGATCTCCACGCTCAATCTCGCCCACATGATCCCGCTCTCGGCGGTATGGGCGGGACCGGAACGGGACGAGCATTTTGCAGCGCCCCCACTGCTCTTCGGCAAGACCGAAGGCTCGACCCCGTTTCGGTTATCCCTTCATGTCGGCGATGTCGGCCATACGCTGATCGTCGGCCCGACCGGCGCGGGCAAGTCCGTGCTGTTGGCGCTGATGGCGCTTCAGTTCCGACGCTACGCGCGTTCGCAGATCGTCGCCTTCGATTTCGGCGGATCGATCCGCGCGGCCGCGCTCGCCATGGGCGGCGACTGGCACGACCTCGGCGGCGATCTCAGCGACGGCGCATCCGACAGCGTAAGCCTTCAGCCGCTCGCGCGCATCCAAGACGTGCCCGAGCGGGCCTGGGCCGCCGACTGGCTGGTCGCCATCCTGATCCGCGAAGGCGTGACGATTACGCCAGAGGTGAAAGAGCATCTCT
Coding sequences within:
- a CDS encoding VirB3 family type IV secretion system protein, giving the protein MAGIADQAGEVPGFTVAVHRALTEPILLGGAPRAIAIMNGTLAGAVGLGLRLWLVGIAIWAIGHVAAVWAAKRDPLFVDVVRRHLRIPAHLSV
- the trbE gene encoding conjugal transfer protein TrbE, which encodes MMNLAEYRNRNSRLADFLPWVALVGAGLVLNKDGSFQRTARFRGPDLDSAVPAELVAVAGRLNNAFRRLGSGWAIFVEAQRHPSNRYPDSKFPDAASALVDAERKADFEEAGAHFESSYFLTFAWLPPAEDAARAETWLYEGRETSGIDPRETLTGFADRTDRILRLVEAFMPECRWLDDAETLTYLHGCVSTKRHRVRVPETPIYLDALLADQPLAGGLEPRLGDQHVRILTITGFPNATTPGLLDELNRLAFPYRWSTRAILLDKTDATKLLTKIRRQWFAKRKSIAAILKEVMTNEASVLVDTDAANKAADTDMALQELGADYAGMAYVTATVTVWDADPRAADEKLRLVEKVIQGRDFTAMVETVNAVDAWLGSLPGHVYANVRQPPISTLNLAHMIPLSAVWAGPERDEHFAAPPLLFGKTEGSTPFRLSLHVGDVGHTLIVGPTGAGKSVLLALMALQFRRYARSQIVAFDFGGSIRAAALAMGGDWHDLGGDLSDGASDSVSLQPLARIQDVPERAWAADWLVAILIREGVTITPEVKEHLWTALTSLASAPVEERTLTGLAVLLQSNDLKQALRPHCVGGPYGRLLDAEHEYLGSASVQAFETEGLIGTGAAPAVLAYLFHRIDDRLDGAPTLIIIDEGWLALDDDGFAGQLREWLKTLRKKNASVIFATQSLSDIDGSAIAPAIIESCQTRLLLPNERAIEPQITAIYRRFGLNDRQIEIIARAMPKRDYYCQSRRGNRVFELGLSDVALALCAASSKTDQAAIARIVAEHGRDGFLAAWLNHREVGWAADLIPTLINKEKSS